One segment of Strix aluco isolate bStrAlu1 chromosome 17, bStrAlu1.hap1, whole genome shotgun sequence DNA contains the following:
- the LOC141931404 gene encoding uncharacterized protein LOC141931404 encodes MEEPAQGMEEPTQGMEASIQGTEGPAQGMEGLTHGMERPSCHPTASSSRSAETLPVSPAVTCPRHAPPANPLNVPPASPQPVAKFCRHPAPGRATLEPAGASLGSSAHTRSLPALLMPPIPNDKRTNISLFKPNYLAAIYTQRGPREPRGQPPRRLAPRWKGLGYTTRLLIPRGGSFLPYSSSASLRPAADSQEGQRRRRRRQPPDSVFKVPKNHGLVRRRLRRGWYPRSGDVHIPKPGLSPALVTFQSQFLAIWCLGAVTLLHT; translated from the coding sequence ATGGAGGAACCTGCTCAAGGGATGGAAGAACCTACCCAAGGGATGGAGGCATCCATCCAAGGGACAGAGGGACCTGCCCAAGGGATGGAGGGACTCACCCATGGGATGGAGAGACCCTCCTGTCACCCCACTGCCAGCAGCTCCAGAAGTGCCGAAACGCTGCCCGTCAGCCCCGCCGTGACGTGCCCGCGCCATGCCCCTCCTGCAAACCCACTGAACGTCCCACCCGCTTCTCCCCAGCCTGTCGCCAAGTTCTGCCGCCATCCTGCCCCAGGCAGAGCCACCCTGGAGCCCGCAGGAGCATCCCTGGGCAGCTCAGCCCACACACGCTCTCTCCCAGCTCTATTAATGCCTCCGATTCCTAACGACAAAAGGACAAACATCTCCCTCTTCAAACCCAATTATCTCGCTGCTATTTATACCCAACGAGGGCCGCGGGAACCGCGCGGTCAGCCTCCCCGGCGGCTCGCTCCGCGCTGGAAGGGGCTCGGTTATACAACCCGGTTACTCATTCCTCGGGGTGGCTCCTTCCTCCCCTACTCATCCTCAGCCTCTCTGCGACCCGCCGCTGACTCACAGGAAGGGCAAAGGCGACGCCGTCGCAGGCAGCCGCCGGATTCGGTATTTAAGGTGCCGAAAAACCACGGGCTGGTTCGGCGCAGGCTCAGGCGGGGCTGGTACCCTCGAAGCGGGGATGTTCACATCCCAAAACCAGGTTTATCTCCGGCTCTGGTGACGTTCCAGAGCCAATTCCTGGCTATTTGGTGTTTGGGAGCGGTGACGCTCCTCCACACTTGA